One part of the Solanum dulcamara chromosome 8, daSolDulc1.2, whole genome shotgun sequence genome encodes these proteins:
- the LOC129899291 gene encoding NDR1/HIN1-like protein 10: protein MVDPNRPVTGYPATATASPPNPNGYSAAQPPPPVTAYPYAAPPYYNNYPYPDPYATQRNTFLRRVIAIIVASTIITGAILFVIWIVILPRIPELQVDSLTVSNLNLSNSLITASWDLRFTARNPNKKLTLYYDEIAAAIFYDSLSIADTTVPPFFMDKGNETSQKVSFVASGAYVEKWAFDGMGKERAERASIRFNVRMVARVSFKAGAWRARRRYLRVYCGDLSVGVALNKSSGNLLEGQKRCRVGL, encoded by the coding sequence ATGGTCGATCCCAATAGACCTGTTACCGGCTACCCCGCCACCGCCACCGCCTCTCCTCCCAACCCCAATGGCTACTCCGCCGCTCAACCCCCACCTCCGGTCACCGCCTACCCTTACGCCGCACCACCGTATTACAACAATTACCCCTACCCAGACCCTTACGCCACGCAGCGTAATACCTTTCTCCGACGAGTGATAGCAATAATTGTTGCTTCTACAATCATCACCGGAGCAATTCTTTTCGTCATCTGGATTGTCATTCTTCCACGCATCCCCGAGCTCCAAGTCGACTCACTCACTGTTTCCAACCTCAATCTGTCGAATTCCCTCATAACTGCAAGCTGGGATCTCCGATTTACTGCCAGGAATCCAAACAAGAAGCTTACTCTGTACTACGACGAAATTGCGGCTGCGATTTTCTATGATTCACTCTCAATTGCTGATACTACGGTTCCACCTTTCTTTATGGATAAGGGAAACGAGACTTCCCAAAAGGTTAGCTTTGTTGCGTCAGGGGCGTATGTGGAGAAATGGGCTTTTGATGGCATGGGTAAAGAGAGGGCTGAAAGAGCTAGTATTAGATTCAATGTGAGGATGGTAGCTAGGGTTAGTTTTAAAGCTGGAGCTTGGAGAGCAAGGAGGAGGTATTTGAGGGTTTATTGTGGGGATTTGTCAGTTGGGGTTGCGTTAAACAAGTCTTCTGGGAACTTGCTTGAAGGACAAAAGCGGTGTCGGGTTGGGCTGTGA
- the LOC129899259 gene encoding receptor-like kinase TMK3: MMHVYMYCDFRGVIYLCTLGVCFVNVVSGVTSPNDFKILNAFRNGLENPELLRWPSMGNDPCGPPAWPHVFCTSGRVTQIQVQSLGLKGPLPQNLNELDKLENLGLQGNSFSGKLPSFSGLSDLKYAYLDNNQFDTIPGDFFNGLSNVQVLALDKNPFNKSGWSIPTELQDSAQLTNFSCVQCNIVGPVPDFLGKLSSLSALKLSYNRLTGKIPDSFRDSMLRILWLNNQDSPGMTGPIDLISTMDQLMLLWLQGNSFSGPIPDTIGGLNDLKELDLNGNQLVGLIPQGLANLNLSVLDLNNNKLMGPIPKFRAVNATYSSNSFCQPTPGSPCAPQVNALLDLLGGWNYPANLAPEWSGNDPCTGPWLGISCNPKGQVTIVNLRNKNLMGTLSPSLANLDSLLEVHLKGNSLHGRVPANLTELRYLRLLDLSGNNFDPPLPKFRDSVIVITDGNAHLIANETVAAPPLSISPFPPLSHSPKPSKELPPKSPSPGDNQPTLSDTPPSPEKSSGSDSKAPSGTKGQTTSESHDKTMIIIVVTAASVILSLLAVVMFFKSKRKREKDSGITVIHPKEPFDQDNIVKISVLEDPMMYSLQSGTTTTTSGGTKGSRVIEIGNLVISTQDLRRVTNNFAPENELGRGGFGVVYKGVIEDGIQIAVKRMESAIINSKALDEFQAEIAVLSKVRHRHLVSLLGYSIEGNERLLVYEYMSKGALSRHLFRWKILNLEPLSWTKRLNIALDVARGMEYLHNLAHQSFIHRDLKSSNILLDDDFRAKVSDFGLVKLAPDKERSVATRLAGTFGYLAPEYAVTGKVTTKIDVFSFGVVLMELVTGLTALDEHRSEETRYLVEWFWQIKSNKENLLASVDPALDVKEDIHKSICTMAELAGHCTARDPNHRPDMSHVVNVLGQLVESWKPVEESNEYSGIDYSLPLPEMLKDWQDADTGDFTGTSQDSRGSIPAKPTGFADSFTSNDAR, translated from the exons ATGatgcatgtatatatgtattgtgatttcAGAGGAGTTATATACTTATGTACATTAGGTGTATGTTTTGTAAATGTTGTTTCTGGTGTAACAAGTCCGAATGATTTCAAGATTTTGAATGCTTTTAGAAATGGATTAGAGAATCCAGAACTATTGCGATGGCCTTCGATGGGGAATGATCCCTGTGGTCCTCCTGCCTGGCCTCATGTGTTCTGTACAAGTGGCAGAGTCACCCAAATTCAGGTTCAGAGTTTGGGTTTAAAGGGTCCTTTACCACAGAACTTGAATGAACTAGATAAGCTTGAAAATCTTGGCCTTCAGGGTAATAGTTTTAGTGGGAAATTACCTAGTTTCAGTGGATTATCTGATTTGAAATACGCATACTTGGACAACAATCAATTCGATACAATCCCTGGTGATTTCTTTAATGGTCTTAGCAATGTTCAAGTTTTGGCTTTGGATAAGAATCCATTTAATAAGAGTGGATGGTCTATTCCGACTGAGTTGCAAGATTCAGCTCAGTTGACAAATTTTTCTTGTGTGCAATGCAATATAGTTGGACCTGTGCCTGATTTTTTGGGGAAATTGTCTTCTCTAAGTGCTTTGAAGCTGTCATATAATCGTTTAACTGGTAAGATACCAGACAGTTTTCGTGATTCAATGCTTCGGATTTTGTGGTTGAATAATCAAGATAGTCCTGGAATGACGGGTCCAATCGACTTAATTAGTACTATGGATCAGCTTATGTTGTTATGGCTTCAAGGCAACAGTTTTAGTGGACCAATTCCTGATACAATTGGTGGTTTGAATGACTTGAAGGAACTTGATTTAAACGGAAATCAACTCGTTGGTCTGATTCCGCAAGGTTTGGCAAATCTAAACTTGAGTGTGTTAGACTTGAACAATAATAAACTAATGGGTCCTATCCCAAAGTTTAGAGCTGTTAATGCTACATATTCCTCAAATTCTTTCTGCCAGCCGACTCCTGGTAGTCCTTGTGCTCCTCAAGTCAATGCACTTTTAGATCTTCTCGGCGGTTGGAATTATCCAGCCAACCTTGCTCCTGAATGGAGTGGTAATGATCCATGTACAGGTCCTTGGTTGGGAATCAGTTGCAATCCTAAAGGCCAGGTTACGATTGTTAATCTACGGAACAAGAACCTTATGGGTACGCTTAGCCCTTCACTTGCAAACTTGGATTCACTGCTTGAAGTTCACTTAAAAGGAAATAGTTTGCACGGCCGAGTTCCAGCAAACTTAACAGAGCTCAGATATTTGAGATTGTTGGACTTAAGTGGGAACAATTTTGATCCACCATTACCAAAATTCCGGGATAGTGTGATAGTCATTACAGACGGAAATGCCCATCTTATTGCTAATGAAACTGTGGCAGCTCCTCCTCTGAGTATTAGCCCATTTCCTCCATTGAGCCACAGTCCTAAACCAAGTAAGGAGTTACCACCGAAAAGCCCGTCTCCCGGTGATAATCAGCCAACATTATCAGATACACCGCCTTCCCCAGAGAAAAGTTCAGGTTCAGACTCGAAAGCTCCTAGTGGAACCAAAGGGCAGACCACATCAGAGAGCCATGATAAGACCATGATCATTATAGTTGTAACTGCAGCTTCTGTGATCTTATCTCTTCTTGCTGTTGTTATGTTTTTCAAGAGCAAGAGAAAACGAGAGAAGGATTCAGGTATTACTGTTATCCACCCCAAAGAGCCATTCGATCAAGATAACATTGTTAAGATCTCTGTCTTAGAAGATCCCATGATGTACAGTTTACAGAGTGGTACTACAACTACAACTAGTGGTGGAACAAAAGGTAGTCGAGTGATTGAGATTGGAAACCTTGTCATTTCAACCCAGGACCTTCGGAGGGTAACCAATAATTTTGCACCAGAGAATGAGCTTGGTCGTGGTGGCTTTGGAGTTGTTTACAAAGGCGTAATTGAAGATGGAATTCAAATTGCGGTGAAGAGAATGGAATCTGCCATTATCAATAGCAAGGCATTAGATGAATTTCAAGCAGAAATAGCCGTGCTTTCTAAGGTTCGGCATCGCCATTTAGTTTCACTTTTGGGTTATTCCATTGAAGGAAATGAAAGGCTTTTGGTATATGAATATATGTCTAAGGGCGCTCTGAGTAGACATCTTTTCCGCTGGAAGATCCTGAACTTAGAGCCTTTATCATGGACAAAAAGACTCAATATTGCTCTAGATGTCGCTCGAGGGATGGAGTACCTTCATAATTTGGCACACCAAAGCTTCATACATCGcgatctcaaatcatcaaacatTCTTCTAGATGATGATTTTAGGGCAAAAGTTTCTGATTTTGGATTAGTGAAACTCGCTCCCGACAAAGAAAGGTCTGTTGCAACAAGGCTTGCAGGAACATTTGGATATCTTGCTCCTGAGTATGCTG TGACaggaaaagtcacaactaaaatAGATGTCTTCAGCTTTGGGGTGGTGTTGATGGAACTTGTGACTGGACTAACCGCCCTTGATGAGCATCGATCCGAGGAAACTCGATATCTAGTTGAGTGGTTCTGGCAGATAAAATCGAATAAAGAAAATCTCCTTGCTTCCGTTGATCCAGCTCTTGACGTGAAGGAAGATATCCACAAGAGCATTTGCACTATGGCTGAATTAGCTGGACATTGCACTGCAAGAGATCCCAATCACAGGCCTGACATGTCACACGTTGTGAATGTGCTTGGCCAACTAGTTGAGTCTTGGAAACCTGTAGAAGAGTCCAATGAATATTCAGGAATTGACTACAGTCTACCTCTGCCAGAAATGTTGAAGGACTGGCAGGATGCAGACACTGGTGACTTCACCGGTACTAGTCAAGATAGCAGAGGAAGTATTCCTGCTAAGCCAACTGGATTTGCGGATTCTTTTACATCCAACGATGCTCGATAG
- the LOC129899549 gene encoding NDR1/HIN1-like protein 1: MSAKDCGHHDEERHKLHRRLFAALVGFIILILFIILLIFLILRPTKPHFILQDATIYSFNISSPNFLTTNFQITLASRNPNDKIGIYYDKLDVYATYRGQQITLPTLLPQTYQGHKDFTIWSPFVYGNSVPVAPYLSESLNEDQMAGTVLINVKVDGRVRWKVGTFVSGKYHLNVNCPAYVGVGGKIIGNSIAVSSAMKYQLVQNCHVDV; encoded by the coding sequence ATGTCGGCCAAAGACTGCGGCCACCACGACGAAGAACGCCACAAGCTACACCGCCGCCTATTCGCCGCCCTAGTTGGCTTCATAATCCTAATCCTCTTCATCATCCTTCTCATTTTCCTAATCCTGAGGCCAACGAAACCACACTTCATCCTCCAAGATGCCACTATATATTCCTTCAACATTTCCTCACCTAATTTCCTCACCACCAACTTCCAAATTACCTTAGCCTCTCGCAACCCAAAtgacaaaattggaatttacTATGACAAACTAGATGTCTATGCCACTTACCGTGGCCAACAAATTACTCTCCCTACACTTCTACCACAAACTTATCAAGGTCATAAAGATTTCACAATATGGTCACCTTTTGTGTATGGTAACTCGGTCCCCGTCGCGCCGTACCTTAGTGAGAGTCTTAATGAAGATCAAATGGCTGGAACCGTTTTGATAAATGTTAAAGTTGATGGAAGAGTTAGATGGAAAGTTGGGACATTTGTTTCTGGCAAGTATCATTTGAATGTGAATTGTCCAGCTTATGTTGGTGTTGGTGGTAAGATCATTGGTAATAGTATTGCTGTTAGTTCCGCTATGAAGTATCAATTGGTACAAAATTGTCATGTCGATGTTTAA
- the LOC129901182 gene encoding uncharacterized protein LOC129901182, which produces MLGLQGFLKFSKCQEDEPVFLVQQWPRIGKLSANKAAITLFASLLKEHSALKEQLSSFNRLIITVISLGGSMTSVCTLWLLDNIILLQRIITSVPLASRLVYPFLVTSHSRTSIMELIKNLSQRRIMPLILARSYGLARVVQEGNPE; this is translated from the exons ATGCTAGGCCTTCAAGGATTtctcaaattctccaaatgCCAAGAAGATGAGCCAGTTTTCCTTGTTCAGCAGTGGCCAAGAATTGGCAAACTTAGTG CCAACAAAGCAGCAATAACCCTTTTTGCCTCACTACTGAAAGAGCACTCTGCCCTCAAAGAACAGTTGAGCAGTTTCAATCGGCTAATAATCACTGTAATTTCTTTGGGAGGTTCTATGACATCTGTATGCACTCTCTGGTTACTTGACAACATTATATTACTCCAAAGGATAATAACAAGCGTCCCACTTGCATCACGTTTGGTTTACCCTTTCTTGGTAACAAGCCATAGCAGAACGTCCATCATGGAATTGATCAAGAATCTTTCTCAAAGAAGAATAATGCCTTTGATCCTGGCAAGAAGCTATGGCTTGGCTAGAGTAGTACAAGAAGGTAACCCTGAATGA